From the genome of Oncorhynchus tshawytscha isolate Ot180627B linkage group LG31, Otsh_v2.0, whole genome shotgun sequence, one region includes:
- the LOC112229641 gene encoding cAMP-dependent protein kinase inhibitor alpha-like: MTEVVEPKLDFASSGRSGRRNALPDILGSPAGVNPTDLQLKLSELHLTDGLGEAQSPTAEEAPLPTESSERNEGS, from the exons ATGACGGAGGTGGTAGAGCCCAAGCTGGACTTTGCATCCTCGGGTCGCTCGGGGAGAAGGAATGCCCTACCTGACATCCTGGGTTCACCGGCTGGGGTCAACCCCACTGACCTGCAACTCAAATTGTCCGAGCTCCACCTCACAG atggTCTGGGAGAAGCCCAGTCTCCCACGGCAGAGGAGGCCCCACTCCCTACAGAGAGCTCTGAGAGGAATGAGGGATCATAA
- the LOC112229640 gene encoding stathmin-like — MAASCGDIQVKEIDKRASGQAFEVILGTPAPDAKGEFPLSPPKKKDLSLEEIQRKLEAAEERRKSHEAEVLKHLAEKREHEKEVQRKAMEENNNFSKIAEEKLNQKMEANKENKEALQAAMSEKFKEKDKKLEEVRAKKETKEGGAEN; from the exons ATGGCGGCCTCCTGCGGAG ATATTCAGGTTAAGGAGATTGACAAACGTGCATCTGGCCAGGCATTTGAGGTGATCCTGGGCACTCCAGCTCCAGACGCCAAGGGAGagttccctctgtctccccccaagAAGAAGGACCTGTCCCTGGAGGAGATCCAGAGGAAACTGGAGGCTgcagaggaaaggaggaag TCCCATGAAGCAGAGGTTCTGAAGCACCTAGCTGAGAAGAGGGAGCATGAGAAGGAGGTGCAAAGGAAAGCCATGGAGGAGAACAACAACTTCAGCAAGATAGCTGAGGAGAAGCTTAACCAGAAGATGGAAGCCAACAAAGAGAACAAGGAGGCCCTTCAGGCAGCCATGAGTGAGAAGTTCAAGGAGAAG GACAAGAAACTGGAAGAGGTGCGAGCCAAGAAGGAAACCAAAGAGGGCGGTGCCGAGAACTGA